In Raphanus sativus cultivar WK10039 chromosome 5, ASM80110v3, whole genome shotgun sequence, the following proteins share a genomic window:
- the LOC108860184 gene encoding LOW QUALITY PROTEIN: NAC domain-containing protein 66 (The sequence of the model RefSeq protein was modified relative to this genomic sequence to represent the inferred CDS: inserted 1 base in 1 codon), with protein sequence MNISVNGQSQVPPGFRFHPTEEELLQYYLRKKISNIKIDLDVIRDVDLNKLEPWDIQEMCKIGTTPQNDWYFFSHKDKKYPTGTRTNRATTVGXWKATGRDKIIYSNGDRIGMRKTLVFYKGRAPHGQKSDWIMHEYRLDDNLLVSSSNLDDEVTLETCEVIGGDEGWVVCRVFMKKSLCKTVIISSPRRSIKMPSFNEDTIGQFLEVMEQSCKEETIPDPFFKLPNLECPNNIASYQRLMDDQVSSSHVSKSMDPSFVTSWAALDRLVASQLNGPNSYYEIPQSPFRGLNRHGSYNTELTPDYYIPEMNVWNDTDFGGTTPSSH encoded by the exons ATGAACATATCAGTAAACGGACAGTCACAAGTGCCTCCTGGCTTTAGGTTTCACCCGACTGAGGAAGAGCTCTTGCAGTATTACCTCCGCAAAAAAATATCTAACATCAAGATTGATCTCGATGTTATTCGTGATGTTGATCTCAACAAGCTCGAGCCTTGGGATATTCAAG AGATGTGCAAGATTGGAACAACGCCACAAAACGATTGGTACTTCTTTAGCCACAAGGACAAGAAGTATCCCACGGGAACAAGAACAAACCGAGCGACCACGGTCG TTTGGAAAGCAACCGGACGTGACAAGATCATATATAGCAATGGTGATAGGATCGGTATGCGGAAAACGCTTGTCTTCTACAAAGGTCGAGCCCCTCATGGTCAAAAATCCGACTGGATCATGCACGAATATAGACTCGACGATAATCTATTAGTTTCCTCCTCGAATCTTGACGATGAAGTCACTCTAGAAACGTGTGAAGTCATAGGAGGTGACGAAGGATGGGTGGTGTGTCGTGTTTTCATGAAGAAGAGTCTTTGCAAAACTGTAATCATCAGCAGCCCGCGGAGATCGATCAAAATGCCATCGTTCAACGAGGATACTATAGGTCAGTTTCTTGAAGTTATGGAGCAATCTTGTAAAGAGGAGACCATTCCAGACCCTTTCTTCAAACTTCCCAATCTCGAGTGCCCTAACAACATCGCGAGTTACCAGCGGTTGATGGACGACCAAGTCAGCAGCTCCCACGTCAGTAAATCTATGGATCCCAGCTTTGTCACTAGCTGGGCCGCTTTGGATCGTCTCGTTGCTTCACAGCTGAATGGGCCCAACTCATATTATGAGATCCCACAATCACCGTTCCGAGGACTAAACCGGCATGGTTCTTACAATACTGAATTAACGCCTGATTATTATATACCAGAGATGAATGTATGGAATGACACAGATTTCGGGGGAACGACGCCATCGTCACACTAG